One region of Vigna angularis cultivar LongXiaoDou No.4 chromosome 10, ASM1680809v1, whole genome shotgun sequence genomic DNA includes:
- the LOC108320316 gene encoding mitogen-activated protein kinase 6-like, with protein MSPEALDLLEKMLIFDPNKRITVDEALCHPYLSSLHDINDEPVGPGQFNFDFEQPTCTEEHIKELIWRESVKFNPDPPSQ; from the exons ATGTCTCCTGAGGCATTGGATTTACTAGAGAAGATGCTTATCTTTGATCCCAACAAACGCATTACAG TTGATGAAGCACTGTGTCACCCATACCTTTCATCACTTCATGACATCAATGATGAACCAGTTGGTCCTGGGCAattcaattttgattttgagcAGCCAACATGCACTGAAGAGCACATCAAGGAGCTCATCTGGAGGGAATCAGTGAAATTCAATCCGGATCCACCCAGTCAGTAA